The stretch of DNA GTTATTCATTTCTCAGACAGATGTATGTTGCCTAAAGTGTAATATTGCTTACCTCCAAAAATTCTCAATCATGTATGATTTTCATTTGATGTGTTGAAGCTATGGACAGTATTGACATCACACGGATTTTATTAACTTCTAATCCATCACAATTTGTGGCTTTTGATACTTGCTAGGCACCTCACTCACGTAGAGAAACTCACGATTCTTTCAATGATGAAACGTTTGGTTCTTTGGAGTGTACAAATGAGGACAGGGCAGAagaggaaagaaagagaagaggTACACATTCTTATCTAAAAGATATTGTCGATTTGTTTGAATGATGTCTATGTAtctaattatttgaaatatatagaAACCATACATACAAAATTTAGGGGAATCATTCCCATTTATGGATGAGATTTGCTCTAATTTCCTAAGCTGCACACATTTAAGAAGGCTAATTATGTAGAAATGCATGCCGCACTGCAAATTGTCTTCTGTACTGCATACCACGTAAATCCTGTTAGAAAACCACCACAAAGTTTGAAGGGGCCTGAGATAATTTTGCTGTAGCCCTATTTAGGGTTGCTGCACGGCCCACTAATATTCCCCCTTCAAATTGATTGGTTTGATCAAGAAGAATCAATTTGCCTATGAGAAACTGACTGCGAGGCCTAGAGGTATGTCTTTGTTTAAGACATTGACAAGTTGAAGGTTTGATGTATGGAAGAGAGATAGCATGAATGAAAAAAGCATCGTGAATAGAACGGCGATTTGAATAGCcttattattatttgcattgaGCGGCGTGGGATTGAATAAGTTAATCCAATCTTAGCTAATAAACTGTGAAGTTAAATAATCTCAGAACAAGCAGCAGACATAACACAATATTTAGAGAGGAAGACTTGGATACTGGGTTTGTTTCTTATTTTTCCAGAAAATGAGTGTAGGGCTGGAAAAATACACAAGCCTATGGCTGAGTGCCAGAATGTCTGGGCAGCCAACTCCAATTAATTACCCTTAACCAATCACTTGAAAAGATGATACGATATGACCTACAAAGCTCATACTCCAACACAGATGCCTGacatgacacaaacacgtcgACACTGCTAATGGCAAAAACCCATGACACGGATACACatatattcatttattatacttttttgGTGCACTGAGTTGTGAACCAATCTTATGATTTGTGAATTTGTCCATCAACTTCAAATAGCTGGTCTGACCAGGTCAGAATGTGTCAGATCTGGTCATAATTAGTTGAGCCTACATAGATTTTACATTTAGGcttaaatgcacttttaaccCCTTAAGTTTCTCACTTGTGCGATTTTGGACCCCCTAATTTTTTTGGGATCAATTTTGGCCCCCACATTTACCCCATTTCTGATTTCCTAACCCCTCACTTATATGTGGTTGGATTTATTTGAAGTCCATGATAATAGAATACACCTTTCACACCTAATCATTTATCCCCTTTCATCTCTTACCTTTTCATCCCCACAAACCCAGAAATCCATTCAAATACTCAGAAAGATACGTACACTAATCCAGAATTTCATCAAAACACATACCCATCTCCATGAATCCAGTAACATTTCAACCCAAACCCCAACACTATTACCATTCCTCTTTCCCCTCTACTCACCAAATCTCCATCATCAGCTCTCAAACGCTTTCCCTTTTTCTCCAATCTGAAACGCTTTTATCCATTGAAATTTAACCACACGTGCTCTGAACATGTAGATCGCCATTTTTTTGTTGCAAAGAACTATAATCTTCTCTCAACACAAAGTTGCAGGCTAATGAGGGAGAAATAGGAGAGATTGTTCCAGATCTGGAGGCCACATTCACGACTGAAAGAAACAGCGACGAAGATCTATTTTCCCTCATCCCTGGCTATCTTGttgtgttttctattttttggaGAAGGGTTTGTGCCTCTGTTGAGGCTACagtgaaactttttttttttttagtaaggATGATGAAATTGGTTGGTTACTGTTGCTCTGAATGGTGTTCATGATTTTTATGAGAATAAACATGTTTCATGAAAATTAAAATCCCCCAAATTGTGATGCTTCAGAGTCAATCGCTGGGAAACATAAGCATTGCATGGCCCAACTAGAAAATGGAagaattgaaaataattatatggTTGAATGGTTGTAAGAAGTGTGTTGGTTGGGATTTGTTTGGGTTCAATATCATGGATTTGTTTGATTGTGTAATTTGTGTTATTCATTAGACCCATTCTGGGGGTTTGATGGTGTACGTGTTGTAGGTGGGAAAGAGATTGCATGGGTGGAGGCGGCTGAGGgagatgaatatatatatatatatatatatatttcttttgtgTTTTCTTGTTGATGATTTGGTTCATAACTCAGAAGAAgaaattaaaagcataattaGGTGTTGGGAGATGGGAGGGAAGGGAAGAGATGAAAGGGGATAAATGATTGGGTATGAAAAGTGTATCCTATTATCATGGACTTCTAGTAAATCCAACCACATATGAGTTGGGGGGCTAGGAAATCAGAAAGGGGGTAAATGTGGTGGGCTAAAATTGCTCCTTAAAAAACTAAGAATTCCAAAATCACACAATTGAGAAACTTAAGGGGCTAAAAATGCATTTAAGCCTAACATTATATAATAGTAATCTTGAGAAAATTTCAGTCTACTGAATTCTCAGTGCAAATATTCATCAAACAAAACTATTAATCTTGAGTTGAGAAATCACCCTGGCTGTAATCCAGGAAAGAATCTGAGGACCTTCTGTCTACAAGGCATAAGCTTGATTTTGATGTTTTGTGCAATAGGAAAGCCTCCGATATGAATATGATCCCACTAAAATACACTGAAATTTTCTGTTGCCACGGTGAAGCAGAAAATCAAAAGAATGCATAAAAAATGTACTCCACTGAGATAGAATGCTTTGATACTGTTAATTCACgagttttgttttatttcaaatatataaaaactttaCAGAAACATTTTAGGCCTCAGGGTATTCTTTCCCATTAAAGGTGACATCTGTTCACATTCCTCTTTGTGGTATGCTCTACTTTGGGAAGGATAATAAAATacatgaaaatagaaaatagaaaataaaagccCATTGTCTTTCACACACTAAGCAGTACACAACATTAAATCCATTAGAATATAAAAAGACGCCACAAGGTTTTATGGGCCTGGGCTGATTTTGCAGTGACCCTGGTTGGGCTTGCCTCATGTCCTACCAACGGTAGCGGTAGGCTGTATTTGTTCTTATTATTTCTTAccttaatgttttgtttaacTTAGTTCATgtctaataaattttaataaaatgaatgacAACTTTCTTTCCAGCGTCTTTCGAATTAATGAGAAAAGAGCAAACAGAAAAGCTTAAGATGAACCCAGACAAGAATAAAGTGGATTTTGACATTTCTTCACTCCTTGACGATGATACAAAAAAGCTAGTTGCTCGAAACAATGAGCCAGTGGAGCCTCCTTTGACTTTAGCAGCTCTAAGCAATGATGAGAAATCTTCTTCCCTTTCACATGCGTCAGCAAGACCACTTGTACCCCCTGGTTTTGCAAGCACAGTGTTGGAAAGGAATACGGGTACCAAAATTTCCTCTAACACTTATGCAGCAGAGGTAACTAGTTGATATCTTTTATCCACCTTATTTCTGGCCTTCTGTAGCTTAGTTACTCTAAATGCTGTAATTTTTCAAATGTTCAGCTCAAAGATCCATTGTCTGAAGTCTTAAATTTGGTATACAATTTGGTTTTACTTTCTAAGTTGTAATTGTTGATATTGTCTTTTATAAATGTTATGTCTCTGAAGAGGGAATTTTAGATACTACTGTTCAGAATTATATGGTAGAAGGCCATTGTTTGATATTGGAGAACTGAGTTCTCATTATGTGATGTTTTGGCGATGGTAATCAATGATGAACTTTTGTAGTTCAGTTCACAATGACTTCTCTGTGAGCATgggaattttaaaatttctgaaGGTCTTTGTCATTCCAAAGTGTGTTTTTAGAGTGTGGTTATAGAGTAATGCTCTCAGTGTTTGAAGAGTAATCTTAATTGTATAAAGTTCAAGAGTTTTAAAGAAAGGGTGGCTTGATTTAACAACACACTACATTTCTCAATGCTGAGAGTTTGATGACAACAATCGAGTTATAGTCTGACATAATAGCATTTTTTGATTGTGCTGTTGTTCTGTTTCGATCGTTGGGTTCATGTCTATAATAGGGGAAAAAGTCTTTAGGGGATTTTGAGGTTTTTATATAGTAACCTATCATTAAGAATGAAATGGAGTAAGGTAGTGAACTGTAATCTGACTGATTGTTACCATTTAAAATTACCCTCTAGTATTCAAGTTTCAATATTAAATCTcaacatttaaattttgtatgGTAGAAGTTTTTTATTCAAGGTCTTAACCTTAGTTGGATTAGGATTTTGTCATTTCtttacttattggatgccaaaTCAATGTGGATTATATTGTAGGATTTTGGTGCCTTGAAATTGAGGACTcagtttaaaattaaatgaaaattctAATATCTTCCTAGATTTTTAATTGGTTAAACTTTTGAGTCATGAAATTATTCATCTTAGCATGTGGACACCAGATGAACTCTAGTTTTTTTTCCTTGCTTGCTGTGTTACTTCAATGGCTTGTGTTTTGTCATATTTTGATCGCTATATCCCATTATTCATAGCTCTTTTATGCGTGTTTCATTTATCTGGTATATACAGGTGGGGCAGCCTGAGCCTGGAGAAACCAGAGGTAGCCGTGTATTCAGTATAAATCCtgaaaataaagaaggaaaactATCAACCAAGAAAGCGGATAACATTGAACAGAATCTTCAAAGTGCAGATATAAATGTTTCAATCAACAAtgagaaagaaaatattttaaatttatcgtCTTCTGTGGATACCCCCAACACTAAAATTGGAATCAGTGATCGACTAAGAAAGAGATCTGCTCTTTCAGAAGCCTTGGAAGCACCAGATGACAGTAAATTTATTCAACTTAATGCTGAAGTAAAAGGAAAGGAGGCTGTAGTAGCCTTCAATCCTGAGAAATCAGATTCTATCTTATACAAGCTTTTTGGTAATGCTTCAACGCTAACCAGTGGGAAATCAACTAGTATTGTTGAGGTGATTGCAAAACTTATTGGAATTCCCTATACTTGTGATGCCCAGAAAGTGTTAACTGCAGTTTGCCAGACATATTTCTGAAAATGGACATTTTACCTATTTGGCTAGCTGTATTGTGATTTGGACGAGTGTTTTGTTTTCTGCTTTTGCTGTATATTACTATGAATTTGACTATTTATGATTTTGCTCTTGTAGCAGCCTGATCACAAAGCAGATGAGACATGGAGTCCACATGCCTACCAATCTTCGAAGCTTCCTCATTGGTTTGCTGAAGAAGGTATGTCTGTTAATATACCAACTACCTTCgttaattcattttctcaaatttttattagtttGTATCTGGTGTGCGTGTCTGAGTTGGTGCTTTATAGATTACAAGTTATACTTCATAACTTTATGTTAacttattatcttcattttccACTTACCTTAACGCAGAAAAGAATTCGGTCGATGACTTGATCCCTAGGCCAAACGACTTGCTCTCACTTATTGTTGGTGGTGAAAAGGGTGGGCTGCAGGTTTCCAATGTAGAGACAACCCATCAAGTTGCAGCTAATTTTACTTTCCAAAATCCTGAACCTGCTAGTGAGCATGTGACAACAAATGTAACACATACTACTATTGTTAACTCCGACCTATCATACAAGAGTGGTAAACCTGAGACATTACCAGCAGTTCTTACATGTGAAGATCTTGAACAGTCAATTCTATCACAAGTTAGTGAAAATGGTTCGTCATCTCAGCAGCTCTTGCAGGACAATAATTTTGGTGCAAAGACTGAGCAGCCCGCTTCAATTGATAATCATGCATCCGAGCACCTCCTATCTTTGTTACAGAAAGCATCCTCACATAAAGATATGGAACTATCATCTGTTCTAGATACTACTGACATGGCGCACAACACTAAAGGAGTAAATACTGGCAACCTTCTTGATAATCCAGAGGAAGTAAGTGCAGATACTTCTAATTCATCAAAAACATTGACACTGGAAACACTTTTTGGATCAGCTTTTATGAAGGAGTTGCAATCAGTTGGAGCACCCCTTTCTGTTCAAAGAAGTTCAATTGGATCTGCAGGGGCTGATGTTTCAGAGTCTCTTCTGTTTCCTTTCCCTAACTCAGACAATGTTCATCCTCCTACTGGGGAGCTTACAATGAACAGGCATGGAAGCAGTGTCTTTCCATCAGAAAAAACTCATCAACCCAAATCAAACAGATTTGACGAGCAGTGGTTAGGTTATGGTGATTCTCAGGGAGATGTTAATTCATCGCTACTTCAAAGTGATATTTCCAAGGCTAGGGGTTTCAATAGGTCTCATGATATTCGCCTCCCTGAAGAAGATAGCTTGATTACTCTCGGTGATCCTCTGCAAACCTTTTTATCTGTTGGAAATTCAGCTAAAACAGATTTGTCTCAAGACACACCTGCCAATATTACTAGAAAACTGGCAGCTCTGAATCCTGCATTTAGAGATGAGCGACTGATGATGAGAAGTCAAGAAGGTCAAGCATATCCTCGTGGTCAATATGATATAAGGGAACCTGGTATTCCATATCAAAATCTTAATGTCCAACGACCTCCACAGCTCCAACCCCCTCAGTTGAATCACATTGGTCCAATGTTCAATCAATTGGATTCACATCCTCCTCATATTAGTTCTTATATGAAGCTTGCGACTCCTGATGGCATGGTTCATCACGACTCTCCGGTCAACCGGCAATTTCCGGGAAATATGCTTCGTCCTCCTTTCCATCAACCAAGTGGTGGGGTAACTGGGTTTGATCCTCCTGCTCAACACCCTCTGTTACAACAGATGCATATGCAAGGGAACCTTCCTCCGTCTCATTTATTAAGAGGTTTCCCAAGGGGTGCCGCTATGCCCCCTCATCCCAGTAATCCGATGACTGGTATTATGCAGGAACCAAATCCAATGCAAGGCTTCCCATTTAGTGGCCAGCAGCATCCTAGTTTAGGTGGCCCCGGAATGCAGTTGCaaggtaaaatattatttgatgtGAATTGCTACTATGCTTGTCTTTGTATGATTATCCTAGCTTTAGACTGATATTAATCACTGGCTGTTTTTCAATGATGACAATTGACTCTTAATTAGTTTTACTACCTGTCGATAATTTATTCGTAGAAAAATGTTATTGTGCATGATCTCAAATCCTATAGTCTTTGGGTTAATTGCTATTGTCATTTTTCTTGCAATTCAATTTTGGATACTTGATTCTTCTGAAGTTCTTAATTTTTTAGtggatgtatttttttttcataacagGAATTTAGTGGTTGTATGTTATGTTTATGGGGTTTGATGGATCTTAGATTTATAGATTTAGCATTTTGTTTGAGTTATAATCTTTTACTCTTCTAGTTGAAGGTGGCTTGGATTATGAGTTCGTCAATTCCCACTGCTCCATATTTTCACAAACACTATTGTTTTACAACTGGTCGAGGAACATATGACTAAATATTCATCGTCTCTTTTAATCTCTACATGTTCAATTCCTGATgtacattttggttattttatcAGCTCCCGGGGTTGCTGGTGGAAGGAGTCATCCAGAAGCACTTCAGAGGCTTTTCGAGATGGAGCTTAGGTCAAACTCAAAGCCAATTCATACTTCAGGGCAAAACCAGGGGATGTATGGTCATGAGCTAGACTTGGGTTTTGGCTATAGATAGTGTATTATCATTGTTGATGTGTATACTAGATTGTATTCACCAAGTTGCTGTTCTATAACACTCCTGCATGAAAGATGATGGGTTTACTGTGGTGTTTTTCTTT from Cicer arietinum cultivar CDC Frontier isolate Library 1 chromosome 3, Cicar.CDCFrontier_v2.0, whole genome shotgun sequence encodes:
- the LOC101492836 gene encoding uncharacterized protein isoform X1, with the protein product MSLANEDQSMLDQTAQIELQKKLKISYTREFLLSFSGLDVCKEFPSGFDRSLLSEFEDASLDRQRSTGALSSHSFRRNEYSSSPPTRGDMNTFSRGTLGKWDSRSSGRSDRDSDSQSEWDSDSAKRFGNQSRRTLQGPEHDGLLGSGSFPRPPGYAPGSSAPKYRANDNFQSNRSNEPYHPPRPYKAPHSRRETHDSFNDETFGSLECTNEDRAEEERKRRASFELMRKEQTEKLKMNPDKNKVDFDISSLLDDDTKKLVARNNEPVEPPLTLAALSNDEKSSSLSHASARPLVPPGFASTVLERNTGTKISSNTYAAEVGQPEPGETRGSRVFSINPENKEGKLSTKKADNIEQNLQSADINVSINNEKENILNLSSSVDTPNTKIGISDRLRKRSALSEALEAPDDSKFIQLNAEVKGKEAVVAFNPEKSDSILYKLFGNASTLTSGKSTSIVEQPDHKADETWSPHAYQSSKLPHWFAEEEKNSVDDLIPRPNDLLSLIVGGEKGGLQVSNVETTHQVAANFTFQNPEPASEHVTTNVTHTTIVNSDLSYKSGKPETLPAVLTCEDLEQSILSQVSENGSSSQQLLQDNNFGAKTEQPASIDNHASEHLLSLLQKASSHKDMELSSVLDTTDMAHNTKGVNTGNLLDNPEEVSADTSNSSKTLTLETLFGSAFMKELQSVGAPLSVQRSSIGSAGADVSESLLFPFPNSDNVHPPTGELTMNRHGSSVFPSEKTHQPKSNRFDEQWLGYGDSQGDVNSSLLQSDISKARGFNRSHDIRLPEEDSLITLGDPLQTFLSVGNSAKTDLSQDTPANITRKLAALNPAFRDERLMMRSQEGQAYPRGQYDIREPGIPYQNLNVQRPPQLQPPQLNHIGPMFNQLDSHPPHISSYMKLATPDGMVHHDSPVNRQFPGNMLRPPFHQPSGGVTGFDPPAQHPLLQQMHMQGNLPPSHLLRGFPRGAAMPPHPSNPMTGIMQEPNPMQGFPFSGQQHPSLGGPGMQLQAPGVAGGRSHPEALQRLFEMELRSNSKPIHTSGQNQGMYGHELDLGFGYR
- the LOC101492836 gene encoding uncharacterized protein isoform X2 — translated: MSLANEDQSMLDQTAQIELQKKLKISYTREFLLSFSGLDVCKEFPSGFDRSLLSEFEDASLDRQRSTGALSSHSFRRNEYSSSPPTRGDMNTFSRGTLGKWDSRSSGRSDRDSDSQSEWDSDSAKRFGNQSRRTLQGPEHDGLLGSGSFPRPPGYAPGSSAPKYRANDNFQSNRSNEPYHPPRPYKAPHSRRETHDSFNDETFGSLECTNEDRAEEERKRRASFELMRKEQTEKLKMNPDKNKVDFDISSLLDDDTKKLVARNNEPVEPPLTLAALSNDEKSSSLSHASARPLVPPGFASTVLERNTGTKISSNTYAAEVGQPEPGETRGSRVFSINPENKEGKLSTKKADNIEQNLQSADINVSINNEKENILNLSSSVDTPNTKIGISDRLRKRSALSEALEAPDDSKFIQLNAEVKGKEAVVAFNPEKSDSILYKLFGNASTLTSGKSTSIVEPDHKADETWSPHAYQSSKLPHWFAEEEKNSVDDLIPRPNDLLSLIVGGEKGGLQVSNVETTHQVAANFTFQNPEPASEHVTTNVTHTTIVNSDLSYKSGKPETLPAVLTCEDLEQSILSQVSENGSSSQQLLQDNNFGAKTEQPASIDNHASEHLLSLLQKASSHKDMELSSVLDTTDMAHNTKGVNTGNLLDNPEEVSADTSNSSKTLTLETLFGSAFMKELQSVGAPLSVQRSSIGSAGADVSESLLFPFPNSDNVHPPTGELTMNRHGSSVFPSEKTHQPKSNRFDEQWLGYGDSQGDVNSSLLQSDISKARGFNRSHDIRLPEEDSLITLGDPLQTFLSVGNSAKTDLSQDTPANITRKLAALNPAFRDERLMMRSQEGQAYPRGQYDIREPGIPYQNLNVQRPPQLQPPQLNHIGPMFNQLDSHPPHISSYMKLATPDGMVHHDSPVNRQFPGNMLRPPFHQPSGGVTGFDPPAQHPLLQQMHMQGNLPPSHLLRGFPRGAAMPPHPSNPMTGIMQEPNPMQGFPFSGQQHPSLGGPGMQLQAPGVAGGRSHPEALQRLFEMELRSNSKPIHTSGQNQGMYGHELDLGFGYR